From Triticum aestivum cultivar Chinese Spring chromosome 7B, IWGSC CS RefSeq v2.1, whole genome shotgun sequence:
CCTATGTTTTATTCAAACAGAATCCTACGTACTATATGTGTATCCTTTCCCCTGTATGTATGTACAAAGTGCCAACCAGCGTACACGTACGCGTGGGCAAAAATCACCAACAAACCAAGCAACGAATCCAATCCTACGGTCGCTCACCAGAGCCTACCACCTGGGGCCGCCAAAAACACGTTGGAACTTGAAGCACGAGAGGACGTACGCCGGCCGAGCTGCGGCGCTCGGCCTCGGCCATCTACGGGCAGTGGACGTTTGGGCTGTTGGTGCCGCACGAGGGGCCCGGCCCGCCCAGCTGCTGCATGTACAGCCGCCGGAGCGCCTGGACCACGTTCGacgcgccgcccgcggccggcagcGGGGTCCCTCCGGCGGCCGCCCAGTCGGCGCCCCCCAGCGGCCGCGCCTCGCCGAGCACCGCCAGCAGCACGAGCGCCGCCACGATCACCGTCAGATCGAGCCTCATCCTCCCCACGACGGCCATGTCGTCAACCTTAGCTTTCTTCTAACCCTCTTCCTCTTTGCAACAAGTGTGTACGACTTGGACGCTGGGTTTTGGCAATGTGTGTAGGCAACTTTGTACGCTATACGAGGTAGCTATATGGCCTATGGAATGGGTCGCGGGCGCCTATATATAATGCGCGAGGGAGAAGCGGTCGATGGATGGATCAACGGAGGAAGGCGTGGAGATTAGGAAGGGAGGAAGTTGCATGACAGTTGCGTGCGGCGACTTGGTATTTCACGTTCGCGCGCAAGTTTGAAAAGTCAGTGGACGCGTAGGCGCGCGACacgtcgatcgatcgatcgatcgatatGGCGTCGTAGAATTCCATATAAACGGTTCGTATACTCTTCTTCTTTAGCGGCCTGGCAATGTTTTTTGAGTAACGGCCCTAAGGCATTTTATTCATTCATAGACCGTACATAGTCCAAGTGCACCACCGCACTTAAGAATTCAGGGATTACATCATAGGTTACATTTTGCACGCTTGTAAACAGTGCTTAGCTAAAAGATGTGTTGTTTCGTTTGCTCCTCGTCCACAATGTCTCACTTCAAATCCCTGAAAAGATGAGAGGTACGAAGTCATCTCTCGAAAAACTGGTCCACAACTCGAGTGGTTTCGTCCTGCATTCCAATCATCTGCCACATTTTTGCAATCAGCCAACAGCATGGCATCTCTACAACCCAGAACCTCACAAACATATGGATCAGTTTGCCCATGTATGTTGTGTAACGCGCTGAGAGGAAGTTCCCTTCATGGTCCCTGGCGACAGCAGCCGTCCCAGCTCTTCCTCTCTCCAGATCCACCGCTGCATCAGAATTAATTTTTATAGTTCCAACTGCTGGCCTAGTCCATCCAGGCTTCAATACTTGAGACTGCTGCTTCTTCTCATTCGGAATCTCCAGTGCTCGAATGTGTTCCTGGATGATTTCCATCGAACGAATTGGTTGAT
This genomic window contains:
- the LOC123163222 gene encoding uncharacterized protein, giving the protein MAVVGRMRLDLTVIVAALVLLAVLGEARPLGGADWAAAGGTPLPAAGGASNVVQALRRLYMQQLGGPGPSCGTNSPNVHCP